atttttatgatggCATAGTAGAGCACAAGTGCACATAGCATGGCAGTGCATCGCACATCCTCGTGTCTTTTTCACGGAAACCAAAATGACCTGTTTGGAATTTAAagttaataattaaaataatgagaagattatttttttccatttaacccttgtatggtgttcgggtctgtgagacccgtgttcagtttttttcaaaagaaaaattaaacaattattttttcacgtgtaaatgtgttgtgtctttccactcactccacttgattataactgatttatttataacattttatataaaagaaaaacgagaagcacattaattcataaatatgatctaacaaaggtaaagggaaaaaattaaccatgtttgctgttcatatgtcttgtaattgggatgaagtaaacatctgagtaatttaacataaaattgtttgatagtgttaatttggaaagccaaaactctagcgggtccaccagacccatgaacactggctgagtaacaaaaatacgaacaccacacaagggttaaaacaTGTTAAGTGAGTAAAATCAAATCTTAACCACTTCAATGTTTCCCCATTAGATCTCAGATCCTGAGAAATGTGATCAGATGTACGAAAGTCTGGCACAGATTAACGGCAACATATACAGACAGCGGGTAAGTACACATGCGCATATGTGAGGTGCATTTCAACTTCATTATATCATcatacaaaaaacacattgcCCTCCACTGCTGTCGTTAACCTGAGGTCTGTCACCTAGCGAATGacttctccattctttaagatTGCAAAGGtgtagttacttttttttttttttttacctgtgtgGAGATAAAGTGTGTTTACAGTTAGTACAAAGGTCTAAACAAACACACGAGGTTAATGGTTAAAAATTGTTAAGCTTTAAATTTGAACCATAAAGATCCAGAGATCAGCAGATGTCTGTTTTGCTCCTCTGAATTACTCAACTGTAAATAGGGAAGTTTTacttaatataaaaaaagattttagtaGGAAGACTATTAATTTGTCACATTGCTGTAAGGGGATATTTTCCTTGTGCATGTGAAATGCAGAAAATGGAAGCTGACTTCTTCAAATACTGTGCACACTCCAAATTATTTGACTACATAAATGAACTTGTATataatatttgacttttttcattTGGAAAGAAATTTCTGTGTGAAAACTTGTCGAAGGCTACaataattttttctttctctcttcagTTTCCTCGTGTGAGAGACACGAGCTTCACTGGAGTCACAGTGGAAGAGTGTAGATTGCTTTTGTCAGGTATGGACTCGCATGTGCTGTCAATTCTCGGTTATTTAATAAACATAATGTTGTTATGAGGCCCCGGGAACTTGCTGTAACTTAGACCCGACTTTTAAATTTTACAGGAACTATGCAAAATACGGACGAGGAAAAAAAGGGTCTGTGGAAGTCGCTAATGCAGAGATTCTCTTCGAAATCACCAGAAGACGTCCCAGAGAAACCTgcagaaaaataactttttctcccAATCTTCTTTTCCTATATGTATAGAAATAAATCTTATTGTTACCATTTTGGACTCatttttctatatatatatttatttattttttggatatattttggtccatattgacatgaaagCATCACAAATTTGTTGACTGCACATCTTTGAGTCTCCTGTTCCATCACATCCCAAAGATGCCATAttagactgagatctggtgactatggaggccatttgagttcAGTGAACTCACTTCCATATCCAAGAatccagtttgagatgattttcaTTTGCGATGAGATACATCATCCTCCTGAgaccagcctgaactgttgatacaaggcaggatggagacATGCTTTCATGCCATTCACACCAAAGTCTGACCATCATCTGAatattgcagcagaaattgaggcCTATCAgagaggcaacatttttccagtcttgtTCAGTTTtagtgaactgtagcctcagtttgctGTTCTTAGTTGACAGAAGCAGCAAGcaatgtggtcttctgctgttgtagGTCAGCTGCTGCAAGTTTTGTGAATATTCGCTGGTTGGATGTTGTTGAatcaaactaaatatttttataaGCCTTCACTGGCTGTGTGGTGGAAATAACCCACAGTCATCAGTTTGTAACACTAGTGTTATTTTATAGTCTTAACAGATTACAGAACTCAATTTCCTGGAGTTTTTCTATTTGGTCAGACTTGaatttttttacatataaacaAGTCTATAGAAACAATGTTGAAAAACATTGGTCTACATCACGGCCGTGAGTTGGCTTACCAGGCAGGATTTAATCAGTTAAGCTTGTGTCTGTTTGAGAAATGCACCTGACCATTAATTCAAATTATTTACTTGCAAAGCAAAAATGTTTCATGGACTAGTTTACACAGTTTtcttatttaagaaaaaaaaaaaggcaaaaactttCAGTTTTAAACTGAACAACCAAAACTCCACGTGATGGGGTGACTTAACTAATTTCAATGTAATCACATATTCTGttcatattacagtttttcctaTTAGTAATGACATTTCTAAAATTcttaagggattttttttttaaaggaacaaaGTAAATGTATTAGAAGCAGGCTGTTATACAGTATCTAAGCAGATAAAATAATGCCTGCTCAGATCTAAAGTACTGCAGATGTTAAAGAGGATACCACTATTTAGAAATGtcgtctttatttatttttcttctttttattttgggcAACATATACGCAAGTATTAGTAAGTCTGTGACCAGCCAACAAGATCATAAAGCAGCTGGTAAAGTCAAAAGTGAGACTGACCGgtttttttattagtattttttttttttaataacattgtGTACGTGATTC
This DNA window, taken from Astatotilapia calliptera chromosome 5, fAstCal1.2, whole genome shotgun sequence, encodes the following:
- the uqcc2 gene encoding ubiquinol-cytochrome-c reductase complex assembly factor 2, which encodes MSATRYRRFLKLCEEWPRDETKKGRDLGTFLRQRVASAFREGENTQISDPEKCDQMYESLAQINGNIYRQRFPRVRDTSFTGVTVEECRLLLSGTMQNTDEEKKGLWKSLMQRFSSKSPEDVPEKPAEK